GCCAGGGCAATATCAAGACGCTGGGAGGCCGGTTGCGAGATCGACTTTCATTTCATCGACGATGCAACCGCCGAGATCGGACTCAACAATTACGTGTATATGCTGAACAAGCAATAGTCCGCTCGCGCGGCACCCGGCTCGGGGCTTCGACGATCCCGATCGGAGGCGATCTCTCAAATCGAGACGATATGTTCGCATTACGATCTGCGGCTCTGTTCACATTCAGACACAAAACAAAGGGCAATGCCGCGGCATCGATGCCAATCAAGGCCGCGTGTGCGGCGATGCCGCTTCTTGACGCAGGTGGGTGACGCCGGTGCATATTCCTGTTATCCGGAATTGCCGTGGTGCGATGCTGACAAGGCATCGCTGTAGTGACGGTTTGGCTTGCCGGATGGGTTGTTTCCTGGCATAGTTGCAACCTTCCGGCCGGCCGCTTGGATGCGCAGTTCGGCGTGCCGATTCGCTAAGGTGCCCGGCCGAGAATTCCCTCGCCGCAATGGCGTTTGATTCTTGAGCCAAACCGCGACGTGCGTCCAACGAAGGCCGACCCTTGTCATAGGTGCGAGATGAAGAACCTCAATTTCGCGGCTGAATTGCACCTCAAGCTCGGCGCGCCTGCAAGCAGCACCGTCGAAAGCCTGCGCCTGCTGCGTGCGTTTCTGAAGCTTGCGCCCCGGCAGCGTTTTGAGGTCATCAAGCTCGTCGAAGACCTCGCTACCGACGAATCCCTCCCCGAGCATCCCCTCTCGTAAGGCGGGTCACGCGCCCGCGCCGCGCTTGCCCTTGGTTCGTCCCGCTGTATGGCGGTCCGCCCGGTCGCGCCAGGAGCCGGGTCTGGCGGCTGGAAGCCGATGCGCCAAATGTGATAACCAGTAGGAAAAAGAGGGAGGAGTGCGACATGATCGAACCGAAGCTCGAAGTTCCGGCCGAATTGCGCGACCTAGCCGAGAAGACGATCGACCAGGCGGAAAAGGCATTCGGCATGTTTTTCGAAGCCGCCACCAAATCGATGTCGACGGTGCCGGGAGCGGGCACGGAGGTCTCGAAACAGGCGCTCGCGTTCACCGAGCAGAACATGAAGTCGGCGTTCGAGCATGCGCGCAAGCTCGTTCATGCCACCGACCTTCAGGAAGCCATGCAAATCCAGTCCGAATTCCTGCGCAGCCAATTCACCAGCGCCGGCGACCATATGCGCCAAATGACCGGCAGCTTCATGCAGCCGGGCAAAGGCAAGTCCTGAGGCTCTGGCCGCCGTCCACGCACATCCCCGTCGGCTCAACCGGCAG
The DNA window shown above is from Bradyrhizobium sp. CB1650 and carries:
- a CDS encoding phasin, whose translation is MIEPKLEVPAELRDLAEKTIDQAEKAFGMFFEAATKSMSTVPGAGTEVSKQALAFTEQNMKSAFEHARKLVHATDLQEAMQIQSEFLRSQFTSAGDHMRQMTGSFMQPGKGKS